The sequence ACAGGCCGAGCTGCTTTACACTTAaacaccaccaccatcatcatcatcatcatcatcatcatcatcatcaacatcatcTTGATCTTTATCATCTTCAGCACCGACGCACACCTGTAACCATAAAGTGCCAGAACATATAGAGGTCAGTCCCTCATATccaggggcggatctagaaaaatatttatggggtggcgagaggggggcaggaatttttgaggggtggcaacatatgGTAGgcttatatatacttaatttaatcacgTTTATCACAGTTTGATGAGAAATAGTATGTACACACTACAAAAGGGCACAGGCTGCCGTTTACAAACTCATAGACAAACTTAATCTCATGCAATCAATGTCTTGCATTTGAGGTTTCATGTGAAACAGTTCATATTAGGAATAAGTGaccatacaatgtgatctcacttAATAGGAGATAGAAGTATGATTGAAGTGAGGGCATTATCACCGGAAAGGCTTAAGTCTCTTGTCGCTCTGGCGTCATCTCGTGCTGCATTCAGTGCAGTCGGACATTGGAGATTCGTGCTCGTAAATTgtcaaattggccataacttttaattctttgctgccaactggggtggcagcaggggtggcaaggtattcttttagggtggcatttgccaccctaTGCCACCCCGGTAGATCCGCCCCTGTTCATATCTGTCTTTTTTCTGCTTTCTACTGAGTTTAAAtctatttaaagagacagtacctttTCAATCGTTGCTCAAACAGCTAATGTCTTCAAACTCTAAAATTTAAACATGCCCATTATAGTGATCATATTGGATTTAAATCAGAATCTGTGACTGCCCTTTTTCTTTAGAGTTTGTGTAGTTAAATGATAAAAACATGAATAtaaattgttagattgttagtccGAGACATTCACCCtgctaaacaaaaaaacaaacagaacaaactagCCTTTGTGGTTTTGGTGGTCTCCGCCTGGCCATGCTGATGTTTAGCTGGTCTGTCAGCTGGTTTACCACCCTGACCAGCAAAAAAGTGTCCTGAACCTCTCTGAAACCATCAAACTGACCAACCTAACCAGCTGATGTCTATAGACTTTAGTTTTTTCAGCAGGGCAGGGCAGTttcattttaagtctttacaCACACAACCCTTCACTGATCaataaaatttgtttattttaccagTAGGCCTACTTATAATAATCTGTACTGAATGAACTTCCAGGTGAAACATAAAGTGTTCTTGAAGCCAGACAGGTTGACCAAAAGAAGCACTGATAAACAGTTAAAGTTCCAGATCGAGTACGACTCCAGCTTGGATGGGTTAGTTATTTGATTAAATGTGGTGCTTAGCTGTTATGACACATTTTCATGATTATACATTAACATAATATCTTTAATAGGTTAAGTGAAGACTAAAGCAGTCTTGTGAAGGTATGTTTTGACTTGTGCAGTCAGATTTTTAGATTGTATCAAAATGCAATTCTGATGCCAAATACAGTTATGAACATAATTTGTTAAATCTTGAATGGGCTTTCAGCTCCATCTAAATTAGATTGAATGCATGACTGATCTTCTTTGTCTAGGACAAGCTCCTCCCCCAAGCTATTGATTATCTTCAGAAGGCCTTCAGGATTCTGACAGAGCAAATCCTCTTAAATGTGCAGTCATCTCTGCATTTCTGGAAGCTTGTTGGGCCCTTAATCTTATTAGTGAATGTTGTTTTATGTCCTATTATTTTTTATGAGTAGACAATGTGCAACAAATCAGTACCTTAAAAATAATAGATGACCCCCATCGCTACTGTCAGGGAACATGTGCAGACATCACCAAGTGTGGCCCAGTTATTGTTCCTGAACAGCATTTACAGGTGAGgctcattgtgacattatttatacatattttgtccCTTTGACAGCAggattatttttctgttattccCTAACTGCATAGATAATTTTCAGTCGCAGCATCATGTAAGAGATGAGCCAATCTATGGTGAAACTGCACCTGCTGTCACAAAAACACCAAGATGTGTTGTGATTTTATTCCTCTTATTTTAGCTTTGGtggcttaaatggatagttcacccaaaaattaaaattctcttatcatttactcaccctcatgccatcgcagatgtgaatgacttcctctcttctgctgaacacaagcaaagatttctAGTAGAACATCTtgcctctgtaggtccattcaatgcaagtgaatgggggaccaaatctttgaagctccaaatagaaaagaaaggcagcataatagtagttaatatgactccagtgataaaatccatgtcttctgaagtgatatgataggtatgggtgagaaacataaatatatatgtccttttttttaatataaattctcctccctgcccaatacgtggagatatgcacaaagaatgtaaaagtgaaagtggagatttatagtaataaaggacttaaatattgatctgtttctaactttattcttatttatttaaccactagaataatatggattacttctatgctgcctttataagatttttggagcttcaaagttctggtcagcatttaatggaccaacagagtggagatattttcattctaaaaatctttgtgttcaacagaagaaagtcatatacatctgggatggcatcaggggaaattatgagaacattttcattttaggggaaattattcttttaatgttatgttttgtcatttgtttttagcAACCACATAATGCCCTGATAATCACACAAATCACCCTAGTAAGTGAGTTTTGCTATGGCAAGCACTAAagatttcttcagaaaatataaaaaatagtaGTAGTTCCTTTTTAAATGAGAGTATTTCAGTTGTGCTGAATTCTTCTTCTTTAGCAATGTAGGGCATGCAGTGAGTCTGGGAAGTCCTGTGGCCCCGCCTGCCAACCTGACGGTGAGGGGGTGGAGAGGGCAGATTTTGTGCTGTATGTGAGTGCCATGACCACAGAGCGTTGTGGACAAGAGAACACTGTGGCCTTACTGCCAGATGGTGTCTGAACTAGACAGGTAACAATAATAACAGATGAAATGGCCACATATATGGAGGTTAAGATTGAGCCGGCTTTCTTTACACTTTTGAAATATTTGATACACCGTGTTGCCAATACTAATGGGAGAATTTCTTCATTTAGACCTATTGCTGGATATGCCAATCTGTGTCCCAATATGATCTCCACTCAAGCTCAGGAGTTTGAATTGATGCTGTCCACAGTCAAACACGAGATCATACATGCCCTGGTAATGACATGAAACCCAACACATAATTTGTCTGATGATTGATGAGACAACTgtgtaataatatttattttttctgtatcTTAGGGTTTTTCTGCTGGGCTATTTGCCTTTTACCATGATGATGATGGCAAACCTTTGACACCATGTTCTGCCAGTGGCATACCTGCTTACAATGAAAGGTGAAGGGAAGATATGCTTGTATATTCATTATGTttgaaatattataaaatgtgcaTATGCTGTATGTGCACGAGTAACTGATTAAATGAGTACATATTCCGCTAGTaaaaacactactcaaatattgcaatttgattttcctttgtgccTTTGCCTGCCATGGGCAACAACGAACCTGTTTATTCTCACCTACATTTTTCCATTACAACTCCATGCATAGGTTGGCACTGGATGCATTACGTTGTTataggaatagttctcccaaatagaaaatgtattttttttaaagtgattgtaTCGCTTTTGAAGACTCAGAATGTATTGTTCGATGTGCGAGtgcaaatgtttgtttgttttgtcattttttaatatagatgtttatgcatagtgctaattttttaataaaaaaacaggcTGAAATGTTAAAGGTTAAacttaaattattaaattcaagtaatcatttaattgtttttttgagTACATGACTacaaaaattactcaaaatgccCATCCATACTACTGTTCataaatgtgttatatatatatatatatatatatatatataatggatctttttgttttaatggacctttattgattaaatatttgGCCGTGTTTTCACAGCAGGTTTGACAGATTAACTCATGCCTCGATTGGACTTGTTTATTGAATAACGCTGTCAGTTGTGATAAGACGTTCCAGTGTTAaggaaattgtcatttttttatatttactgttcTTCAGTCACTGTCACTATAGTTAAAGATGTTATTCATGGCTATCGCAAGAAAAGAAATGGGGCTTGACTTTCTGTATACTGTTGTATGAACAAGACTATTTGGAGTTTCACAACTTTTAGTAACATggttttcaatttaaaaaaaatctatcctagcaccctttctttttttttcttttttgtatttctcTCTCAGTTTAGGGTTATATCAGTGGagtgaaaaagcaattaaaagagCAACTCGGTTGTGGGACATCCGTGGTGGTTGCATGGTGCGACACAACGTCCATCTTCTGGTCACTCCACGTGTAGTGGTGAGTGAgggtttattttcttaaatgggtagttcaccccaaaatgaaaattctgtcatcatatactcaccctcatgtcgttacaaacccgtatgactttcctgcttggaacacaaaaggaaatgattTTTTATGGGAAAGAGTTTTgtaaattttcttctaaaaatacaAAAGTATAGTTTATTTGTTTGTACTTCTAGTTCACCAAAACGCAAAAGTACCTTTGTACATGAATTGAAGAGTATGTGAATTGAAgctatgtgatttttattttttttgcaggtgTCTTGCGCAGCCCAGGGCTTGTTGGTTTGGGTGCAGAACAAGTTGATGTGTTTCCTTGTAGGGTGAGGCCAACACCAAAATGATATCAAAACTAAAGCGGTTTAAGGCAACAAATAAACAGCATTGGGTTATTGATGAAATGAAACAATATAGCTGTCAACAGATTCCATAAGTCAGATTCAAAAAtgtatccttttttatttttttttatttgtaattaacaTGGTCATGCATTTTGTTAAGAAAACTAAATGATGTGTAGTGTTAGATTTGGAAATTCATTTGGATGATCTACGTAGCTGAATATATGCACCCATTCATTGCATGTGCTGAAAATAAAACCACCGGACATTGGTAGATTTTTGCGACAATGCTCACATACTTTATTTCTCTTTCTGCAGCTCAATCACTGAATCTGATGCTGTTCTCTTTAATGTGTGTACAAACATTTGATATTAAACAAAGTGTGTATTTCATAAGAGAATATAATTCTCTGCTTTTCTCAGATCCTTGTTCCGGCTCTTCCTACTTGGTGAACTTATGGCGGCTCCTGTTAACTCTTACTCCAGTGCTGGCGGGCTTTCTCCTCTGTGTCAGGGACTGCATTTTTACTCCTGATTGTGACTGGTGGATACAGGTGCCTTGCTGCCATAGGCTTCCCTTGAGGTTTAGTTGCCATGGACAGCAAAATGAAGATCACTTCCGTAGTGTATTCTGCGATCCGGTAACCCTTGCGGATGTGTGCACTGTCGAAGTGATTGAAAAGCCATTAATTGCACTCCTGTGCCCACCCGGCTGTCAGGTAGATCAAATGAGAAGCCATAGTCATGCCAGCTGCAGCATGGTTATGGAGGTGCTAATTAACATTCTCTCAGACTCTGATGGACCTGTTGCATTTTTGGTCATAAAATAAGCATTTGGTTGAGAATGATGGGAGATTTTGAACTTGATGGCAATCGTTTTGATAAGCATATTGCAGGATATGTGACTAAGTGAAGATACTTGAATTAATTTGCATGGATTCCTAGTGAGATTTCTGTTAAGGTCAGTGCAAGCAAGACTTACTGATAAATTATGATTGCATTTGTTTACatcagaggttaaattgggccggagcgcaccggagcgcagctccgcctcctcaggtccacaacactccctgccggagctcagctccgtctccttcagcaccaaatattgttattccacttaaattatttttcatctcctgactcctggcaaatacatggcatatgagactgaataattagcaagactacacagagacacccaggctacatggaattatcagacgtcataaatgcattaatcgctggttcagcaccccgcccacaaccatcaagggaaaactgtcacaattcTAAGACAGCGACGTTACTATGGAAAcccgctaacggctagagcgatcgaatataaaaatagcatgtagctagaacatgttatataactaaagcatgttagtttacatgttaaatgaactactaaatgaagaataacatcagctgcgtgagcatctaaagtaatatattgatttttaacagtttgcatatactgtaggtgcacgacagtgacgccagactgctcctgtctgtacatgagcatgagcccattattatcccatttgttacctaatatttatacacatattacacagaaggaaaggctcctcattaccatggttaggtcagtgtgctagtcttaacattgtaatgcttttgagagccaatgttctgcatttatttggtttttgtaacttttaaggccagaaatagttgtgtactcaattttctgaagtgtatctgtgactaatgggactattctgcaattacctaaagtattatattgctctcaaagatagatacttttctatcaggcattacaaacctcaataaaggtggagattataattttttttccaactctacttccctgttaatttgttattcagttttactaataaaaaaaaaaaactttatagaacgtttaatgtttctcgcaaagcgggcgagtttactcttttttttttcctttacccgtttacatgctaaaagtgtcatgatgcgtttcgcctcgatggtttttcaacactcaacagaataacacaggctgcatgaatatgataaataattactgcaagagttacattacatacaggtgcgaagggacttcaacgtttctaaattgtacaaataaaaaatacatttacatattcgtctctggcttgcaatattttcaaacatgttcctttcatacattttacgagggtgaaatccgttgcctgactgttaacattcaagataaaaaataataataaaataagtgaattgtaaagtatttgtctttgtttgaataactactcaaccctaccttacacattaatactggaaaaagagccctttggtgtaaaaaccctaagtcattttacggcgggattttgaatgatgaccattcacggtaaataagggctccccctccctacaaaagccaatttaaccactggtttacattaattaaatgcattagttaaaatgaactaacaatacttttacagcacatattaatcttgattaatgtaatttcaacatgtactaatacattttaaaaattaaatgctgtgactaccacccctggagtcgtgagtttgaatccagggcgtgctgagtgactccagccaggtctcctaagcaaccaaattggcccggttgctggggagggtagagtcacattgggtaacctccttgtggtcgtgatagGGGTTTGTGTTTATCATGTTTTGCACAAACCTGTGCAGTGAATGCTTTGATTAAATCTAAAGGAGGCCTACTGAATACTAAGAAATTATGAAATGTGGAACATTTCACTCAAACAGTTATGCTGATTATATCATTTGTAATAATATATCATGCAAAATatatgtccctggaaaagacagtgctggatggcagtatatgttgctccaaaatttgtacatatctgtctgcattaatggtgccctaaCAGATgggtgagttacccatgccatgggctcTGACAcatccctggcccatacagacactggcttttggacctgatgctaataacaggttggatggtccttttcctctttggcgtGAATAACacaacggctgtgtttttcaaaaacgatttgaaatgtggactcatccgAAAAATCTTTTATGGGGGTCTTTGTTACCGCAAAAAATTCCGCAAGTTTTTGGTTTTGCACATTTTACGTAGTGGTTACTATGTAGTTCCCCATtccttatttttaattaatttgttgaaCGTATAAAAATACATCTTTATTCTTTTCTAGATCCCCCCCCGTCACAAACGTAGGAACAAGAGCTCTGCCTgggacttttatttaaaaaatctcacatttcaaattaaaacatcgctaaacaataaaattgaataaaataattataaattatatttattccgTGCACcgaataattacaaaaaaaaaactttctgtgaaTGAGTTTGTGCTTTTAGTATTTTGGCTGTACTGTTGTCACGTGATGCTTGTTCTTATGACATCACGCTCTGTCATGGCTGCGCGAGACATATATGTCTCAGTAGGTCTGTAAATCAGAGCAGAAAACTGTTGCGATGATTAAAACAGCTGCCATAACAGATAGTTTTGACTAATGTTTCGCTATATGATATCAGTTGGTTGGTGTTTTTTGCGTCAAGTGTAGTGTTAGCTGTGTTGTAGCTCACAGGAAGGACCTCATCATGCAGACTGAAGCCATGGTGGAGCATCATAGCGGCTCACAGAGTTCCTGCAAGACGGGCTCCAAATCTTGGCAGTACAGGTACTGTACACATTACATACTGTCATTGTGATATCTACGTTCTTCATAATGCTTCAGCTCTGTGAACAATTTTATTATAATGCTTACATTGCGAGCACTGTATTGAAACCACTCACACTCCTTTTTAAATTCTTGTTAAGTCAGCCCTCTTATTTCACAGACTAATTTCAGACTAAGTTTTGTGATAATTTTAGTCTTAaagggttcactcaaaaatgaaaattgtcttatcatttacccaccctcatgccatcccagatgacttacttctgcacaacacaaatgaagagttttagaaaaatatctccgctcttgCAAGTAagtggtggccagaattttgaagctccaaaaagcacatcaaggctgcataaaagtaatacatatgactccagtggtaaaatccatgtcttctgaagcagtgtgtgggtgtgagaaacagaacaagatttaagtcttatttattttttttttactataaatgttcctccctgcccagtaggtggcgaaatgcacaaagaatgcgaataagcaaaagaagaacgtgaaagtggaaatgtattgtaaaaaaaaggacttaaatattgatgtgtttctcacccacaacttcATGggtttatttaaccactggagtcaaatggattgctttcatgctccctttatgtgctttttggagcttcaaagttctggttaccattcacttggattgtatggacctacagaactgatatattcttctaaaattctttgtgttctgcagaattgGCCCTGCAGGGATGGCCtgaaggtaagtaaattatgagagaattaaaatatttgggtgaactatctcttaagTGTGTTAAATAtcttttgatttgattaattttgtattttaagacTTCTATTTTGGCTCTGCTATTTGGATATCACTCTCTCAAGAGCCTGTGAATGGTTTGTTAGAATGTAGTTTAGTATACAACTTTATAATTGTAATTCAGTGATCTAATCATTTGGTCATGGTATGGATAACTGGCACATGGCATAAGtgtaatggctttttttttttatgaactaaaGCGATCTGATGGAAAAGGTGGATGGTTATTTGATGAAGTACACCAATCTTGTGACTGGATGGCAGTATCGGTAAGTACTACTTTTATCCATCTCTTATAAGCAGGCCCTCATGGCATCTGTAGACTTTTACCACgctgattttggggtaaaatccaaagaatggatttaaacatgggaAAAAAATGAGCTTAATGCACCGTACTCTTATAGGTTGCTTAAAACATAATCAAATAACCACAAAGTTTTAATAATCAAACATGAATATATAGGACTTTCAATGATTGGAGTTTGAGATTGAAGGCACAGTTTTGTTTATGGGTCTGCTTGTAAGTGCTTTTTATGTATGTGCAGAGAAGAAAGGGGGGAGAACTTTCTCAACTTTGTCCCAAATTGTTATTTCCTCATTCTAGATATTTTGTCCTCAACAATGAAGCAGGGCTGCTGGAATACTTTGTGAATGAGCAGTCCAGAAATCAGAAGCCCCGTGGCTCGCTGCCATTAGCTGGTGCGGTGATATCACCGAGTGATGAAGACTCTCACACCTTCACCGTCAATGCCATCAGCGGAGAGCAGTACAAACTCAGAGGTTGTCACATGACTCAATCTCTTTGACTCTTTTCTCTTTCACGGCTTTTTTAAATTTCAGATGGTTTCACTTCCTCTTTATATTGTCTTTGGGTGGATGGCATTGTTAGTATAACTAAAATGGCCTTTGTAAAAATATCATATTGACATATGTTTTGCAggtcaaatttaaaataaagtgattaaaataatttagtgTATTTAAAGCTTATGAGCTGAAAGTGTATTGAATGTGCCTGTTTGTGTAATTTCAGCCACGGATGCAAAGGAGCGACAGCATTGGGTCAGCCGCCTGCAGATCTGTGCACAGCACCATACAGAGGCAATGGGCAAGGTTAGACTTACAGCAAGATGTTTGCCATACTGTTAGTTCAACTGTAATGCTCATGACTTCTGAAGTAACAGGGGCCCATAGGCTGTTCAGGACAATCTGTTCatccataaaggaatagttcactcaaattgAAATTTCCCTCagcctttactcaccctcatgccatcccagatgtggatgactttctttattctgctgaacacaaactaatatttttagaagaatatctcagctctgtaggtccacact comes from Xyrauchen texanus isolate HMW12.3.18 chromosome 18, RBS_HiC_50CHRs, whole genome shotgun sequence and encodes:
- the LOC127658552 gene encoding leishmanolysin-like peptidase, with product MVSELDRPIAGYANLCPNMISTQAQEFELMLSTVKHEIIHALGFSAGLFAFYHDDDGKPLTPCSASGIPAYNESLGLYQWSEKAIKRATRLWDIRGGCMVRHNVHLLVTPRVVVSCAAQGLLVWVQNKLMCFLVGSLFRLFLLGELMAAPVNSYSSAGGLSPLCQGLHFYS